Proteins encoded by one window of Mustela erminea isolate mMusErm1 chromosome 7, mMusErm1.Pri, whole genome shotgun sequence:
- the EVA1A gene encoding protein eva-1 homolog A isoform X1, whose amino-acid sequence MRGWMLARARRSAFKSGLVPAGGKARAPGQGGDGRPTRDLPGPWRGSEARSATAGLGATARERRGQHPAPRASPGGSSTGISLRGVTGVPSPGRLFAASSPRRSAPGPPAWPGAPRAQPPEVRAGGPGEEPEKPIGANQVSEPLLLGTRITRDELYLPDDPLFLTAHPSPEEKRGRCRLDRAQAFPGGFLWRPRRGRPSAAVARSC is encoded by the exons ATGAGAGGATGGATGCTGGCAAGAGCTCGGAGATCTGCTTTCAAATCTGGACTCGTCCCAGCAGGGGGAAAGGCTAGAGCTCCGGGACAGGGTGGAGACGGCCGGCCGACCCGGGACCTTCCGGGGCCCTGGAGAGGGTCTGAAGCGCGCAGCG CGACTGCGGGGCTCGGTGCGACCGCCCGTGAGCGCCGAGGCCAGCACCCCGCGCCCCGCGCCAGCCCCGGCGGCTCCTCCACTGGGATTTCTCTCCGAGGCGTCACTGGCGTCCCAAGTCCGGGGCGCCTCTTTGCTGCTTCCTCCCCTCGGCGATCGGCTCCGGGTCCCCCGGCTTGGCCCGGCGCGCCCCGAGCGCAGCCCCCGGAAGTGCGCGCCGGAGGCCCCGGCGAAG agcCTGAGAAGCCAATTGGGGCCAACCAAGTTTCAGAACCTCTACTGCTTGGCACCAGAATCACCAGGGATGAACTGTATTTGCCAGATGATCCTCTGTTCCTGACAGCACATCCCTCCCCAG aagagaagagagggaggtgCCGCCTTGATCGGGCTCAAGCATTTCCAGGAGGCTTCCTCTGGAGGCCACGTCGAGGCCGCCCTTCTGCCGCCGTAGCACGGAGCTGCTGA